In Asanoa sp. WMMD1127, one genomic interval encodes:
- a CDS encoding CGNR zinc finger domain-containing protein — MVFAHDTEAALVQVAALVNTPLADVAALDAFLVDHEDSGVRAGTEAELAEVRALRPVFRRFWELGEDDLVELVNGLLRDSRPLPQLVRHDGWDYHLHAVPRDAPLAVRMTVEAAMALVDVVRTQASDRLRLCAYPDCGNVLVDLSRNRSKRFCDAGCGNRAAVNAYRARRAALIRPPEA; from the coding sequence GTGGTTTTCGCTCATGACACCGAGGCGGCTCTCGTGCAGGTCGCCGCGCTGGTCAACACGCCGCTGGCCGACGTCGCCGCGCTCGACGCCTTCCTGGTCGACCACGAGGACAGCGGCGTCCGGGCCGGCACCGAGGCCGAGCTCGCCGAGGTGCGCGCCCTGCGCCCGGTGTTCCGGCGGTTCTGGGAGCTCGGCGAGGACGACCTGGTCGAGCTGGTCAACGGGCTGCTGCGGGACAGCCGCCCGCTGCCCCAGCTGGTCCGGCACGACGGCTGGGACTACCACCTGCACGCGGTGCCCCGCGACGCGCCGCTGGCGGTGCGGATGACCGTGGAGGCCGCGATGGCGCTCGTCGACGTGGTCCGCACGCAGGCGTCGGACCGGCTGCGCCTGTGCGCGTACCCGGACTGCGGCAACGTGCTCGTCGACCTCTCCAGGAACCGGTCGAAACGGTTCTGTGACGCCGGCTGCGGCAACCGCGCCGCCGTCAACGCCTATCGGGCGCGCCGGGCAGCCTTGATCCGCCCACCCGAGGCGTAA